A stretch of DNA from Rhodococcus sp. NBC_00297:
CCGCGTCGACAACATCACCGGGACACCGGCATCGGTACACCGGCGCACAGCGTCCACGACGGCGGCGTTCGCATTGCCCGCGCCCATCGCCTGCAGCACGATCCCGTCGGTGCGGGCGGACCGCAGGGCGTCGATGACGAGTCCGTCGACACCCGGGTAGAGCGCGACCACGTCGACCCGGATCCCGTCGATCGAACTGTCCGGCAGCGTCTCCCGCGGAACCGGGTCCACCGCCGGCGTTCCGGAGTAGGCATCGAGCGCGGTCGTGTGAGATTTCCGTACCCCGCGGGCCTGGAGAACGCGCGGGCCGAAGGCGACGAGTACACCGTGGCCCCGTCGCTCGGGATCGGCGGCCACGCGGAGCGCCGACTCGACGTTGTGCGGGCCGTCGCTCTCGACGTGGTCCGCGGTGCGTTGGGCGCCGGTGATCACGACGGGGCGAACGTCGGTGTGGGAGAGATCGATCAGCATCGCCGTCTCCTCGAGGGAGTCGGTGCCGTGCAGGACGACGACACCGCTCACCGCGTCGTCACGCAGCGCCTCGGTGACGGCGCCGCGGACGGTGTCCATGTCGAGGAGCGACATCGCGGCACTGTCGACGCACAGGACGTCGGTGACTCGGACCCGGACTCCCACGCGGAGTCCGGCATCCACCAGGACGTCGTGGGCGTGACGGCCCGTGGTGCTGACACCGTCGGGGCCGACGCGGCTGGCGATGGTTCCGCCGGTGGTCAGGACGACGACCGTCGGCAGTGCGGGTGAACTCATCGGGCGACCGTTCCCCCTCCCGCACGGGCGCGCTCGCGGGCGAGCCGCTCGATGCCCGGGCGCGCTGCGCGCCAGCCGATGACCAGCGCGGGAACGATGACCAGGAGGGAGGCGAGCGTCCAGGTGCCGATCGGGTAGTCGAAGCCCATCAGGACCAGGACGACCACCAGGAAGACGAGGGTGGCGATGCCGGTGTACGGGGCGCCGAACAACCGGAAGGACGGCCGCGTCACCACGCCCTCCTTCGACAGGTGCCAGAGCTTGAGCTGGCACAACACGATCATGGCCCAGGCGCTGACGATGCCGAGCGCGGCGAGATTGAGCACGATCTCGAACGCCTGCTCGGGCACCACCGCGTTCAGCACCACTCCGAGCAGGGTAACCGCTGCCGTGAGCAGGATCCCGCCGTAGGGCACGCCGGCCTTGCTCATCTTCATCGCGAAGCGCGGCGCGCTGCCCGCCGCGGCCATCGATCGGAGGATGCGACCGGTCGAGTAGAGCCCGGCATTGAGCGAGGACAGCGCCGCCGTCAGGACGATGAGGTTCATGGCGGTGTCCGCGCCCTCGACTCCGATCGAGCCGAAGAACGTGACGAACGGGCTCTCACCCGCGCGGTAGGCGGAGTAGGGCAGCAGGAGCGACAGCAGCAGCACGGACCCGACGTAGAAGACCGCGATGCGGATGATGACGGTGTTGATCGCCTTCGGAATGACCTTCTCGGGGTTCGGCGTCTCGCCCGCGGCGGTACCGACCAGCTCGATGGAGGCGTAGGCGAACACGACGCCCTGGATGATGACGACGGCGGGCAGCAGACCGTTGGGGATCAGCCCGCCGTTGTCGGCGATCATCGACAGGCCCTGCTCCTGGTTCGGTGTCCCCTTGACGAGGAGGTAGAGGCCGATGCACAGAAACGCCACCAGGGCGAGCACCTTGATCAGGGCGAACCAGAACTCCAGCTCGCCGAAGACTTTGACCGACACCAGGTTCAGGGACAGAACCAGCAGCAGTGCGGCGAGGGCGAAGACCCACTGCGGTACCGACGCGATCGGGTCCCAGTAGCGGCCGAAGAAGTTCATGTAGAGCGCCACGGCGGTCACGTCGACGACGGCGGTCATCGACCAGTTGAGCCAGTACAGCCACCCGGAGACGAAGGCGGCCTTCTCCCCGAAGAACTCGCGAGCGTAGGACACGAAGGACCCGGACGTGGGCCGGTGCAGCACCAGTTCGCCGAGCGCCCGAAGGATGAGGAAAGCGAAGAACCCGCACACCGCGTACGCGATGACGAGTGCCGGGCCGGCCTGCGCCAGACGTCCGCCTGCACCCATGAAGAGGCCGGTTCCGATGGCGCCGCCGATGGCGATCATCTGGACCTGCCGCGTTTTCAGGCCTTTGTGATAGCCGTCGTTCTCGGCGGCGTGGAGGGCGTCGTCGGCGCCGTGCTGATCGGTGGTCGTGGTCATCGGGTCCTCAGTTCTGGAGGTTCGCGAGATGTTCGGGGCGGAGCAGTTCTTCGAGACGTGTCGCTGTCAGGAGGCCGCGTTCGAGCACCAGCTCCGCGACTCCTCGTCCGCTCTCGAGTGCCTCCTTGGCGATCTCGGTGGCGGCCTGGTATCCGATGTGCGGGTTGAGTGCCGTGACCAGTCCGATGGAGTGTTCGACGCTGTCTCGCAGGTGGGCCTCGTGCGCGGTGATCCCCACGACGCACTTGTCCGCGAGCGTCCGGCAGGCCGCACCCAGGTGCGTCATGCCGGAGGTGAGCGACTCCATGATGATGGGCTCGAAGGCGTTGAGCTGCAGCTGACCTGCCTCGGCCGCCATCGTGATGGTGACGTCCTGGCCGATGACCTGGAAGGCCACCTGGTTGAGCACCTCGGGGATGACGGGGTTGACCTTGCCGGGCATGATCGACGAGCCCGCCTGTACTGCGGGCAGGTCGATCTCGCCGAACCCTGCACGCGGTCCCGAGGAGAGGAGGCGGAGGTCGTTGCACACCTTCGACAGCTTCACGGCGCACCGCTTGAGTACTCCCGAGAGATGCACGAACTGACCGACGTCCTGCGTGGCCTCGACGAGATCCGTCGCGCTGACGAGGGGGAGTGCGGTGATCTCGCGGAGGTGCCGGACCGCTGCCTCGCGGTAGCCGGGGGCGGCGTTGAGTCCGGTGCCGATCGCGGTGGCGCCGATGTTGATCTCGTGCACCAACAGTGACGCCTCCTCGAGGCGGGCGCGGTCCTCGTCGATCATGACGGCGAACGTGCCGAACTCCTGGCCCAGTGTCATCGGCACGGCGTCCTGCAACTGGGTCCTGCCCATCTTGACGATGGAGCGGAACTCCTCTGCCTTCGCGCGGAAGGCGTCCTGCAGGATGCGCATCGACTCGGACAGTTCGGCCACCGCGAGGATCGTCGCGATGTTGCAGGCGGTGGGGTAGACGTCGTTGGTCGACTGGCCGAGGTTGACGTGCTCGTTGGGGTGCAGGTGCGCGTACTCGCCGGGACGGTGGCCGAGCAGCACCAGCGCGCGGTTGGCGATGACCTCGTTGGCGTTCATGTTGGTCGACGTGCCGGCGCCGCCCTGGATCACGTCGACGACGAACTGGTCGTGCCACCGGCCGTCCAGGATCTCGCGGGCGGCCTGCAGGATCGCGTCGCCGCGCACCTCGTCGAGAAGACCCAGTTCGATGTTGGCCGCCGCGGCCGCGTACTTCACGGCGGCGAGCGCGCGGATCAGCTTGGTGTTCGATGAGATCGGTCGTCCGGTGATGGGGAAGTTCTCGGTGGCGCGCAGAGTGTGGATGCCCCACAGCACGTCGGCGGGCACCTCGCGCTCTCCCAGCAGGTCGTGCTCGGTACGGGTGGCGGCCACGGCGTTCTCCTTCGCTTGCTGTCAGGCTGTCTGACAGGTTGAGTGTGAACCACGGCACAGTGGATGTCAACGGTGATCTGTCGGAGCCGGGCGCTACGGTCGGGTCGACACCGGACCTCACGGTCGGTGGGACACCACGACGTTCCAGGAGGGCCACGTGCTCGAGCTCCACCGCGCCGAACGCGCGAGCACGTTGGCCACCGGTCTCGCGACGCTGCTCGCCGAGCCCCTCGCGGACGCCTTCGCCGCAGACGTCGTCGCGGTCCCGGCGAAGGGCGTGGAGCGGTGGCTCCGACAACGGCTCTCCCTCTCGTTGGGGGCGGCAGGAGTGTCGGACGGCATCGCGGCGAACATCGACTTCCCGTCGCCCGGCCGCCTGGTCGACGACGTCCTGGCCGTGGTGACGGGCGTGGACGCCGACTCGGATCCGTGGGCCGCGGGCCCGTTGCTGTGGACCGTCCTACGCGTGATCGACGAGTGTTCGACCGAACCCTGGTGCTCGGTTCTCTCCCGGAGCATCGGCGGTGCGGCGGCGGCGCCCGACGATCACCGCCGTGGTCGACGCTGGTCCACCGCGTCCCACGTGTCCGGACTCTTCCGTTCGTATGCCGCACAACGGCCCTCGATGATCGTCGACTGGGCGGCCGGTGCCGACACGGACGGCGCCGGCGCCCCGCTCGCGCCGGATCTCCTGTGGCAGGCGGAGCTGTGGCGCCGGGTGCGGGAGCGCATCGGGGTGCCCGGCCCCGCGGAGAGACTGGACCCGGTCTGCGACGCCCTCGCCGAGGACGGGTCGACGCTCGATCTTCCGTCGCGCCTGTCCCTGTTCGGGGCGACCCGTCTCACCACCCTGCAGCGACGCGTGCTGCGGGCGGTGGCCGATCACCGCGACGTCCATCTGTGGCTGCCACACCCCAGCCCGGTCTCGTGGGCTGCGACGTCCCGGCGTGCGGGCGCCGGGTCGTTGCGGCGTGTCGACGCGCCGCCGGTGTCGACGGCGGGTCATCCCCTGCTGGTGAGCCTCGGCCGCGACGTGCGCGAGTTGCAACCGCTTCTCGAACCGACGGCCGATGCGGACCGCCATCTCCCCGATCCGGAGCGGTCCGACGCGCGGCGTGTCGAGGCGTCGACGACGGTCCTGAGGCGGATGCAGAACGACATCGTGGCCGACCGCGCCCCGGCCGCGCCCGACGTCCCGGGGATGGACGACAGCGTGCAGATCCACGCCTGCCACGGCCCCGCCCGGCAGGTCGACGTGCTGCGCGACACCTTGCTGCACCTCTTCCGGGACGATCCGACGCTCGAACCGCGCGACGTCCTGATCATGTGCCCGGACGTGGACACCTTCGCTCCGCTCGTGCGAGCGGCCTTCGGGAACGAGGGCGCGGTGGGCGATCCCTCGGCGCACCCGGCGCACGGACTCCGCGTGCGGCTGGCGGATCGGGGGCTCCGGCGCACCAATCCCGTGCTCGACGTGATCGCGGCGATGATCGAGATGGCAGGGGACCGCGTCACCGCGTCGCAGATGCTCGATCTCGCTGCGTCCGAGGCTGTGCGGACCCGGTTCCGCTTCTCCGACGACGATCTCGAACGGCTCGCCGAGTGGACACGGGTGTCCGGTGCGCGCTGGGGCATCGACTCTGTGCAGCGAGAGTTGTTCGGTCTGGGCGACTTTCGTCAGAACACGTTCACCGCGGCCATGGACCGACTGCTGCTCGGCGCCGCTGCCGACGAGACCACGGGGGACTGGCTGGGCCTGGCTCTGCCCGTGGACGACGTCGACGGGAACGACATCGATCTCGCCGGTCGGTACGCAGAACTGGTCGACCGGGTCTCTGTCGTGTTGCGCGGTATGCGGGGCGAGCATCCGGTCCGGACGTGGCGCGCGAGCCTGATCCGAGCGATCGACCTGCTCACCGAGGTCGGGCCGGCAGACGTCCGACATCGGGTCGACGCGCTGCGGGAACTGTCCGCCGCGCTGGAACACGGTGACGACATCTCCCTGCAGCTCGCCGACATCCGGTCGATGTTGCGCGATCGCCTGGCCGGGCGCCCGACGCGATCGAACTTCCGCACCGGAGAACTGACGGTGTGCACCATGGTCCCGATGCGGTCGGTGCCGCACCGGGTGGTGGTGTTGCTCGGGCTCGACGACGACGTCTTCCCGCGCGCCGGCCACCTCGACGGCGACGACGTCCTCGCACGCGGTGCGCTGATCGGCGAGCGTGACATCCGCAGCGAGGACCGTCAGCTGCTGCTCGACGCCCTCATGTCGGCCGGCGAGAAACTGGTTCTCTTCCATACCGGGGCGAATCCGGTGTCGGGTGCCCACGAACCTCCCGCCATCCCGTTGTCCGAGGTCATCGAGGTCGTGGCGGCCACGGCGGGGGTCGAGAACAACCGCGCGGTCACGCGGCACCCGCTGCAGCCGTTCGATCCGTCGATCTTCGACGGCAGCGCTCCCGCCGGGTTCGACAGTGCCGCGCTCGCGGGCGCGGTGGCGGCGAGCGCTCCCTTCGTGCCGCGGCAGCCGTTCCTCGACGGTCCGCTTCCAGCGCGAGACTCCGCGGACGTGGCGTTGGCGGAGCTGGTGGCGTTCGTGCAGAGCCCCGTCACCGCGTTCGTGCGGCAGCGATTGAAGGTGGGTCTGTCGGGGCGGGACGACGACGTCGTCGACGCCCTCGCCGTGGAGCTGGACGCGCTGTCGGCCTGGGACATCGGAGAGCGCATGCTGTCGGCGCTCCTGACCGGTGTGGAACTGGCCGACTTCCGGGCCGCGGAATGGCGCCGCGGAACGCTGCCGCCCTTCGCCCAGGGGGCGCGCCTGCTCGAGCAGATCGAGAACGACGTGGTGCCCATCGCCGACGCGGCGGCCGAGATCCACGTCGGGCCGCCGGAGAGTGTGGACGTCGTCGTGGATCTGGACGGGGGGCGGCGGCTCACGGGCACCGTTCCCGGGGTGCACGGCACCACCGTGGCGCGCACGTCCTATTCGAGGATGGCCCCGAAGCGGCGACTGGAGGCCTGGATCCACCTGCTGGCGGTCGCGGCGCA
This window harbors:
- a CDS encoding aspartate ammonia-lyase; the protein is MAATRTEHDLLGEREVPADVLWGIHTLRATENFPITGRPISSNTKLIRALAAVKYAAAAANIELGLLDEVRGDAILQAAREILDGRWHDQFVVDVIQGGAGTSTNMNANEVIANRALVLLGHRPGEYAHLHPNEHVNLGQSTNDVYPTACNIATILAVAELSESMRILQDAFRAKAEEFRSIVKMGRTQLQDAVPMTLGQEFGTFAVMIDEDRARLEEASLLVHEINIGATAIGTGLNAAPGYREAAVRHLREITALPLVSATDLVEATQDVGQFVHLSGVLKRCAVKLSKVCNDLRLLSSGPRAGFGEIDLPAVQAGSSIMPGKVNPVIPEVLNQVAFQVIGQDVTITMAAEAGQLQLNAFEPIIMESLTSGMTHLGAACRTLADKCVVGITAHEAHLRDSVEHSIGLVTALNPHIGYQAATEIAKEALESGRGVAELVLERGLLTATRLEELLRPEHLANLQN
- a CDS encoding asparaginase encodes the protein MSSPALPTVVVLTTGGTIASRVGPDGVSTTGRHAHDVLVDAGLRVGVRVRVTDVLCVDSAAMSLLDMDTVRGAVTEALRDDAVSGVVVLHGTDSLEETAMLIDLSHTDVRPVVITGAQRTADHVESDGPHNVESALRVAADPERRGHGVLVAFGPRVLQARGVRKSHTTALDAYSGTPAVDPVPRETLPDSSIDGIRVDVVALYPGVDGLVIDALRSARTDGIVLQAMGAGNANAAVVDAVRRCTDAGVPVMLSTRVPSGGVVTTYGGGGGGADLVRAGAVSAGDLSPAQARILLCALLSNRLPVTADLASISTAR
- the recC gene encoding exodeoxyribonuclease V subunit gamma; this translates as MLELHRAERASTLATGLATLLAEPLADAFAADVVAVPAKGVERWLRQRLSLSLGAAGVSDGIAANIDFPSPGRLVDDVLAVVTGVDADSDPWAAGPLLWTVLRVIDECSTEPWCSVLSRSIGGAAAAPDDHRRGRRWSTASHVSGLFRSYAAQRPSMIVDWAAGADTDGAGAPLAPDLLWQAELWRRVRERIGVPGPAERLDPVCDALAEDGSTLDLPSRLSLFGATRLTTLQRRVLRAVADHRDVHLWLPHPSPVSWAATSRRAGAGSLRRVDAPPVSTAGHPLLVSLGRDVRELQPLLEPTADADRHLPDPERSDARRVEASTTVLRRMQNDIVADRAPAAPDVPGMDDSVQIHACHGPARQVDVLRDTLLHLFRDDPTLEPRDVLIMCPDVDTFAPLVRAAFGNEGAVGDPSAHPAHGLRVRLADRGLRRTNPVLDVIAAMIEMAGDRVTASQMLDLAASEAVRTRFRFSDDDLERLAEWTRVSGARWGIDSVQRELFGLGDFRQNTFTAAMDRLLLGAAADETTGDWLGLALPVDDVDGNDIDLAGRYAELVDRVSVVLRGMRGEHPVRTWRASLIRAIDLLTEVGPADVRHRVDALRELSAALEHGDDISLQLADIRSMLRDRLAGRPTRSNFRTGELTVCTMVPMRSVPHRVVVLLGLDDDVFPRAGHLDGDDVLARGALIGERDIRSEDRQLLLDALMSAGEKLVLFHTGANPVSGAHEPPAIPLSEVIEVVAATAGVENNRAVTRHPLQPFDPSIFDGSAPAGFDSAALAGAVAASAPFVPRQPFLDGPLPARDSADVALAELVAFVQSPVTAFVRQRLKVGLSGRDDDVVDALAVELDALSAWDIGERMLSALLTGVELADFRAAEWRRGTLPPFAQGARLLEQIENDVVPIADAAAEIHVGPPESVDVVVDLDGGRRLTGTVPGVHGTTVARTSYSRMAPKRRLEAWIHLLAVAAQSGSDGWTAVTTARGRSSRPVSRSTLTTPEDARAVLAELADLRDRGLREPLPLALKSGEAYATRVVRGSSEEMALAAAAQQFSDRFGDVTEPAVLLVHGSGVDFGQWTAIPPAADEAKWSADGTRFGVLARRVWQPLLTHESMEQR
- a CDS encoding amino acid permease, which translates into the protein MTTTTDQHGADDALHAAENDGYHKGLKTRQVQMIAIGGAIGTGLFMGAGGRLAQAGPALVIAYAVCGFFAFLILRALGELVLHRPTSGSFVSYAREFFGEKAAFVSGWLYWLNWSMTAVVDVTAVALYMNFFGRYWDPIASVPQWVFALAALLLVLSLNLVSVKVFGELEFWFALIKVLALVAFLCIGLYLLVKGTPNQEQGLSMIADNGGLIPNGLLPAVVIIQGVVFAYASIELVGTAAGETPNPEKVIPKAINTVIIRIAVFYVGSVLLLSLLLPYSAYRAGESPFVTFFGSIGVEGADTAMNLIVLTAALSSLNAGLYSTGRILRSMAAAGSAPRFAMKMSKAGVPYGGILLTAAVTLLGVVLNAVVPEQAFEIVLNLAALGIVSAWAMIVLCQLKLWHLSKEGVVTRPSFRLFGAPYTGIATLVFLVVVLVLMGFDYPIGTWTLASLLVIVPALVIGWRAARPGIERLARERARAGGGTVAR